Within the Platichthys flesus chromosome 16, fPlaFle2.1, whole genome shotgun sequence genome, the region ACAGCAGATCTGAAGTCATGAAGCTCATCGTCCCCacgactcacacacagattcaaCTTCTTTCCAACTgtagaaaaagagagatttaGGAATAGTTTGGTTTTTCGTGGCTCCAGATTCTTTAAAAACAGTTCACAGTTCAAAATTCTCCAGCTTTTCACTGTAGTTCCCAAAACATAGAGCTTGTAATCTGaggacacacaaatacatatttcaaataaataaacacaaacaagagaaTACAACCAAGGATATGCGTTTTCTTTccaaggggaaaaaaatctcTTTTCCATTCATGGGGAAAATACTGAATACATCTTCTTCATGTTTTTGAAACCACGTTGACTTATCATATGGTTTATTCTCTTCAGGTCCTGCTCtcactttatgtttttctgtattCCAAACTTctaaccttcaaaataaaaacttcttATTCACCCAATATGGTGTTTTCATCTGGTGACCTGGATCTCAACAGAAGGAGGTCACGAGACAATTTAGAGTTTGTACTTCTacgctctgtttgtgtttgactaGCTGTTGTTCTTCATCCACTAGCACGGGATTTGCTTCTCTACGGATCATCACCCTGTCATttcatctttcttttgttttactcaGACTGTAACATTTTCTTTCCAGTTCAGTGTTGCAATAACAAGTCATCTGCCCCTCACATGAGAACCTGGACACTCTGGTGAAGTAAACAAAGTCAAGAGAAGGGAAGTGAAACTGAAGTCAGCCACTTGTCCCCTGTTCATACACTCAGAGGTCACGCCCCCGCTTTTTCCTATAGTATCAGTATGATTCCAACTGATATTTGACCTTGAACAGAAAGTAAAGAGAATGATGAATGAATGGTCAGTTTCACGTACACAGCAAAGTCCTCGGTGTCGTAAACTGACAGTTTATCAGCTCTGTCGCTGCCAGCCACCACGGAATGATTGGCACTTACTGACACTGCACACTGTGCTGTGTAGGTCAAACAGAGAACAGAATGTGACCAGTCCCAGGGAACctccaccacccccccaccccccaccccacccaccaGGGGCCCAACACTCCGGTTCTACGAGCTGATGATCTGCCCGGACCAGGTCTCGTGTTTCGTCCCTGGGTTGAGATGTGTGATCTTCACATCCACCGCCTGCACCTTCAGGTTTTTGGGCGGGACCCGGCTCACTTTGTACGTGACCTCATCGCCCTCGACCGGGACGTACTCGCCGTCAATGctggaagagagaaaaatcagGACGTTGATATATGAGGAGAAAAATTTGGATTTTCATTCCTTGCAGGTAAATAATTTGTGACTCAGGAGATGTTGAACAGCAGCAGTAATGTTTCCTCATATGATTTATGTCTAATCTCTATTTAATTTGTTCCTAAACttcaaaaagataaataatcaagACAAAAGTATTTTGTTGCTTTATTATCTATACCGTTTATTCTGTGTCGCAGGGAGGAGATGCAACCAATTCCAGCCGAGGTTCCAAATGAACTCCAATCTagatgtctttggactgtggaagGATGAAGAGCCCATAGAAAACCTGCAGAAAGACCCTGGCCACGCTGGGaatcgaaccggggaccttgtTGCTGTGCAGTGACAGTGCTGCTATCTTATTAAGTTGTTTGAGTTATGACAAATTCCCTCATTGCTTCATctttcacacacagactggagAGACTTTTATTCTCAGCAAATAAACTAATTGGAAAACTATCAAACTACTCTTTTAAAGGAGGAGACAATTTCCCAGAGCGCTGTTGTGCACGTGCACATATACTAGAGAAGCATAGATCAAGATGTTTGGCTCAAATATAACTGAATCATCATCTGCATGTTGGGTTTGCAGATATTTCGCACATTTGCTTTTGCTGAGGCTGTAAGAACATTTGATGAATCGCCTGTGCAGAGAAGTCGCAGTGCTCTCTGTCCAGTTGCTGCAGCTGCAACTCTGTCCTGGGAGAGTTGGGAAAAATAGCCATCCCTTCGAAAAATAACCTGCTGTACATAAAACAATGTTTCTGCTGAGCTCGTTCACTTCATCAGGCGTTTTTCTAGTTGGTGTGCGTTTCTATTTGTGCCTCAGCTAATgcttgtggttgtgtttctctgctgggAGATCTGCATGGGTTTGTGTTATCTTGCCACTCACTCTGAGATGTGAACAAAGATGTCTTCGCCGCCGTGGGAGGGCCGGATGAAGCCGTGACCTTGTGACCTGCAGAAGTTCTTACACACGCCCTTAAAGGCTGGACCTGAGGTGGCACGTACTGTGCTGcaggcagagggggggggggggagagataagGAAGAGCTCACGTCATTAACCATCACATTACTCATCTCACTGTGACTCACGAACGCATTGTTCCAGCAGCGAATTAGAAACAGGCGGAGAGATTGACGGTTAGAGATCACGTTCAGGCCCTTTTCACAGCAAGTTTGTAACGGAGGTGAGATTCTGCTGAGTCACTGTAAACAGGACAGAGTGGAACCTTTCATCAGCCACGATGGAAACTGTCAAACACGACCGAGGGTGAAggaatatttatattaaagattttaaagCAATCCAAAAGTAAAAGGACTCGTTATGCAGAAAGATGAATCAGAGTCAGTGGGATTCTTGTTCCTGATGATTTGATGATTTGACGATGATAATCACTTTAAAAACTTTTACCCCCCCCCAACAATAAGGCTTTGTTTTCATCAGCGTCTGATAGTAAACAGGATTAAACTAAAAACTACGAGTCAGATAAcgatgaaacttggtggaagcatGCGTTACGGGTCGGAGGAGATCCAGCTAcgttttggtgcagatccaggatttatttgaGTCCTTCCTTTAAACTTTAGGCTGTTTCAACACTTTCTCCGTAGAGTGCAAACTTCCCCCCAAAGCCAAACAGTcactttatgaaac harbors:
- the csdc2b gene encoding cold shock domain-containing protein C2 encodes the protein MADPGVTSPSGTPLRSPSASLTLSFPFLRERSRVWEQGKEPPLPRDLPSPLPTKRNRTYSATVRATSGPAFKGVCKNFCRSQGHGFIRPSHGGEDIFVHISDIDGEYVPVEGDEVTYKVSRVPPKNLKVQAVDVKITHLNPGTKHETWSGQIISS